In one window of Cheilinus undulatus linkage group 23, ASM1832078v1, whole genome shotgun sequence DNA:
- the spi2 gene encoding transcription factor Spi-C, whose protein sequence is MMDFYMDPHSDLEVILDFLEEYYRQNTGEIAEKVNWAANEGSCEQPWMHSRKVRLFHFLFEMLEDPNMAHCVSWVPAAAGVFRFSSTNKDEVAALWGQRKGNKRPMTYQKMSRALRNYARSGEIFKVKKKLTYQFSRDTLARLQSCHKGGI, encoded by the exons ATGATG GATTTTTACATGGACCCTCATTCTGACTTGGAGGTGATTTTGGACTTCCTTGAGGAGTACTACAGACAAAACACAGGAGAAATAG cagaaaagGTGAACTGGGCGGCAAATGAAGGGTCATGTGAGCAACCCTGGATGCACA GTAGAAAGGTGCGACTCTTCCACTTCCTCTTTGAGATGCTGGAGGATCCAAACATGGCCCACTGTGTCTCCTGGGTGCCAGCGGCCGCCGGCGTCTTTCGCTTCTCCTCCACCAATAAGGATGAGGTGGCGGCGTTGTGGGGGCAGAGGAAGggcaacaagaggccgatgACGTACCAGAAGATGTCCCGCGCCCTGAGGAACTACGCCAGATCTGGAGAGATCTTCAAGGTGAAGAAGAAGCTCACCTACCAGTTCAGCCGAGACACCCTGGCACGACTGCAGAGCTGTCATAAAGGAGGAATCTAA
- the spic gene encoding transcription factor Spi-C, translating into MDCFQLSPDSRHTTTGQKGELQTSLDSDINQHFQDAIDVIQQHSNNSYYDSEYTYYETLGPCCLVTHPSDVAPPVYEWNDMAQQPWPQVIPEVSLGHTMQTEVPQFYSVLPPQRNSKGRKKLRLYEYLHEALNDPNMGDTIQWTDSSSGTFHFISKNKEKLAECWGQRKGNRKTMTYQKMARALRNYSRTGEIMKVRRKLTYQFNPDILHRLGSTHVTMHLPGHHTQEEGSTWQQSTAEQSFCGPAAMERHRHSCFRHFQLQEDYDLASSFTSHSITPL; encoded by the exons ATGGACT GTTTCCAGCTCAGCCCTGACAGTCGCCACACTACAACTGGGCAGAAAGGGGAACTTCAG ACCTCCTTGGACAGCGACATCAACCAACACTTCCAGGATGCGATTGATGTGATTCAACAGCATTCAAATAACTCATATTATGACTCAG AATACACATACTATGAGACCCTGGGTCCCTGCTGCCTCGTCACGCACCCGTCTGATGTGGCTCCCCCGGTGTATGAGTGGAACGACATGGCT CAGCAGCCTTGGCCTCAGGTCATTCCTGAAGTCTCCCTTGGTCACACGATGCAGACTGAGGTCCCTcagttttactcagttttacCACCACAGAGAAATAGCAAAG GTCGTAAGAAGCTCAGACTCTATGAATACCTCCACGAAGCTCTGAACGACCCCAACATGGGTGACACCATCCAGtggacagacagcagcagcGGCACCTTTCACTTCATCTCCAAGAACAAGGAGAAGCTGGCTGAGTGCTGGGGCCAACGCAAGGGCAACCGCAAGACCATGACCTACCAGAAGATGGCCAGAGCTCTGAGAAACTACAGCCGCACTGGTGAGATCATGAAAGTGAGGCGCAAACTCACCTACCAGTTCAACCCCGACATCCTGCACCGACTCGGCTCCACGCACGTGACCATGCACTTGCCGGGGCACCACACCCAGGAGGAGGGGAGCACGTGGCAGCAGAGCACGGCGGAGCAGAGCTTCTGTGGgcctgcagccatggagaggCACAGACACAGCTGTTTCAGACACTTCCAGCTGCAGGAGGATTACGACCTGGCCTCCAGCTTCACCTCACACAGCATCACCCCGCTGTAA
- the LOC121505260 gene encoding bcl-2-like protein 13, with translation MGDVDPEDTKSLDSSDGAVQTGEENHSSNSDMVHLEREEAEMLEEAEEEAEEEVEEEDELQSSVLSVLGGERELVELREEEKDLQAPETEGLLVSAEEPRVEREPAEFMQVVPPMALPPLPIVRLHPPSTTSTPIPSTTTSEAEEPYTSEGLHPPFIFAPMEVKPPTERQEQQKFSQIPLSDVEEHSPEAPEAAVEKSEPSPPPKTKKPCSSTQLLFRNAALVAVVGVIAYGAVSLCRK, from the coding sequence ATGGGCGACGTGGATCCTGAGGACACGAAGAGCCTGGACAGCAGTGATGGGGCGGTTCAGACCGGAGAGGAGAACCACTCCTCCAACTCTGACATGGTCCATTTGGAGCGAGAGGAGGCTGAAATGCTCgaggaggcggaggaggaggcagaggaggaggtggaggaagaggatgagCTGCAGTCCAGCGTGTTGAGCGTTCTGGGTGGAGAGAGGGAGCTGGTTGAGttgagggaggaggagaaggaccTCCAGGCCCCTGAAACTGAGGGCCTCCTGGTGTCAGCGGAGGAGCCACGAGTAGAGAGGGAGCCTGCAGAGTTCATGCAGGTGGTCCCTCCAATGGCTCTGCCTCCTCTACCTATCGTCAGGCTCCATCCACCCTCCACAACATCCACGCCAATCCCTTCAACCACGACCTCTGAAGCTGAGGAGCCTTACACCTCTGAGGGGCTCCATCCACCGTTCATCTTTGCACCGATGGAAGTCAAGCCGCCGACTGAGAGGCAGGAGCAGCAAAAATTCTCACAGATTCCCCTCTCGGATGTGGAGGAACATTCTCCCGAGGCGCCTGAAGCAGCGGTAGAAAAGTCGGAGCCCTCACCTCCACCAAAGACTAAAAAACCTTGCAGCTCTACCCAGCTGCTGTTCAGAAACGCTGCATTAGTGGCTGTAGTAGGAGTTATAGCATATGGCGCAGTATCCCTCTGCAGGAAGTAG